The sequence CAGAACCTGTCACCATCACTGTGCCTATTACTGGGCAAGGCGAACACTCACAGCTCATAGTGCAATATCAAGGCTGTGCCAAAGCCGGTTTTTGCTACCCGCCAGAAACTAAAGTCATCGGTCTGCAAGCTATCGATAATGTAGCGAAGATCGACTCTTCTAAGGTGACTACGAATACCGCAATCACATCACAGAGCGCCCCTCAAGAGAGACAGCCAAAAAGCGAAAGTGATATGGCGGCAATGCTTGGCGACTCAATCTGGACACCACTTATCTTCTTGGTGCTCGGCATTGGCTTGGCATTTACACCATGCGTACTGCCAATGTATCCAATTTTAACCAGTATCGTATTAGGCAACGGCAAACTGTCTCCTGCTAGAGCACTGTCACTGTCTTTCATTTACGTGCAAGGGATGGCGCTGACTTACACCTTGCTCGGGCTTGTTGTCGCCTCGGCAGGCATGCAGTTTCAGGCGGCGTTGCAACACCCAGCAGTGCTGATCACCATTAGCGTGCTGTTTGTATTGCTGTCGTTATCTATGTTCGGCTTATACAACCTGCAATTGCCAAGTAGCCTGCAAACCAAGCTCAACGAAATCAGCAATAAACAAACCGGCGGACGTTGGTTGGGCGCATTTGCAATGGGCGTAATATCCGGTTTAGTGTGCTCACCTTGCACCACGGCCCCTCTTTCTGGCGCGCTATTGTATGTGGCACAAACGGGCGATTTGTTCACCGGAGCCATCACCTTGTATGCGCTGGCATTAGGTATGGGCATACCTCTGATTGGTCTGGCGGTATTTGGCAACCGCTTCTTACCAAAAGCGGGCCTATGGATGGATAAAGTTAAAGTGCTATTTGGCTTTGTACTATTGGCTGCACCTCTATTTTTCTTAGAGCGAATCTTAGCCGAGCAATGGATCACAGCACTTTGGTCTATTTTAGGTATTAGCTTCTTTGCTTGGCTGTATCATTCTAAAAATCATCTGCCGTTTGGCAGTTGGAAGCAAAGCCTTATCGGTATTGTTGCGGTACTTGGCTTAGTTGGCTCAGCACAACCGGTTTGGAACAAACTGCTAGGACTAGATAGCCAAGTCGAAGCGCCACAATCGCAAATTGAGTTTATTCGCGTCACCACAGTTCAAGACCTGCAACAAGAGTTAGCCAAAGCGAAACTGGCAGGTAAGCCCGTATTATTCGACTTCTACGCGGATTGGTGCGTGGCTTGTAAAGAGTTTGAGAAATACACTTTCCATGAGGCGAATGTGGAACAAAAGCTCAGCGGATTTGTACTGCTACAAGCGGACGTCACCAAAAATCAGCCGCAAGACATCGAGCTATTAAAACATATGCGCGTGTTAGGTCTGCCGACTATCGAGTTTTGGGATGCGCAAGGTCAGCATTTACCGGCGGCTAGGTTAACCGGTTTTGTTAAGGCTGAACCTTTCCTCAGTCATCTGCAGCGGTTTAATCTATAAACGTTTTAATCTATAAACGCTTTAATCTATAAACGGATTAGCCACTCAAAAAGAGACGCCCACTGACTCATTAAGTGGGCGTTGTTACTTCTAGCGCAAATAAATATAGAGCTGAGCCAGAGTTTTAGTGACCGATTCTTGTTCATCAATATAAAACTATCAATAATCACTTAGATTCCCATTTTATACATGAGTACAAGTGATATGGATGCCACTTACACGATTGTTATTGCTGACGATCATCCCCTCTTCCGAAATGCATTATTTCAGTCGGTACACATGGCTATTAGTGGTGCAAACCTACTGGAAGCGGACTCTCTGAATAGCCTGCTCGATTTACTGCGTAAACAAGACGATGTGGATCTGATTCTGTTAGACCTAAAAATGCCGGGGGCGAATGGCATGTCTGGTTTAATGCAATTGCGCAGTGAATTTCCAGACATCGCGGTGGTGGTTATCTCTGCCAGTGAAGAACCTTCGGTAGTGAGCCAAGTTAAAAGCCACGGCGCCTTTGGTTTTATCCCCAAGTCTACCGATATGCGCAGCCTAATCAGTGCTCTCAACCAAGTATTAAATGGCGACCAATTTTTTCCTGCTGAATTAGCCAAACAAGCAGAACGCTATAGCGACATTACCGATAAATTGGCTTCACTCACCCCACAACAATACAAAGTATTGGCAATGCTTGCTGACGGTCTGCTCAATAAACAAATTGCCTACGAACTGGATGTATCCGTTGCCACAATCAAAGCCCACATGACGGCAATTTTCCGCAAATTAGGGGTCACCAATCGCACCCAAGCAGTGATCTTATTACAGCAATCTGATATTGAATCCTAAGCTGTTTCTATCCCTTTGATTAGGAAATAAATCCGTTTCCTGATCTCTGCCCTT is a genomic window of Vibrio neonatus containing:
- a CDS encoding protein-disulfide reductase DsbD, encoding MRAVFISLLLLCFSQTTLAAFNSESNSPSSPAPANNFDQASFGQPSFVRVDQAFPFDFIQQGDQVQLTWQVTDGYYLYQSRFNVSAENATLGELSLRDGTPYQDEFFGLVNIYTEPVTITVPITGQGEHSQLIVQYQGCAKAGFCYPPETKVIGLQAIDNVAKIDSSKVTTNTAITSQSAPQERQPKSESDMAAMLGDSIWTPLIFLVLGIGLAFTPCVLPMYPILTSIVLGNGKLSPARALSLSFIYVQGMALTYTLLGLVVASAGMQFQAALQHPAVLITISVLFVLLSLSMFGLYNLQLPSSLQTKLNEISNKQTGGRWLGAFAMGVISGLVCSPCTTAPLSGALLYVAQTGDLFTGAITLYALALGMGIPLIGLAVFGNRFLPKAGLWMDKVKVLFGFVLLAAPLFFLERILAEQWITALWSILGISFFAWLYHSKNHLPFGSWKQSLIGIVAVLGLVGSAQPVWNKLLGLDSQVEAPQSQIEFIRVTTVQDLQQELAKAKLAGKPVLFDFYADWCVACKEFEKYTFHEANVEQKLSGFVLLQADVTKNQPQDIELLKHMRVLGLPTIEFWDAQGQHLPAARLTGFVKAEPFLSHLQRFNL
- a CDS encoding response regulator transcription factor — encoded protein: MDATYTIVIADDHPLFRNALFQSVHMAISGANLLEADSLNSLLDLLRKQDDVDLILLDLKMPGANGMSGLMQLRSEFPDIAVVVISASEEPSVVSQVKSHGAFGFIPKSTDMRSLISALNQVLNGDQFFPAELAKQAERYSDITDKLASLTPQQYKVLAMLADGLLNKQIAYELDVSVATIKAHMTAIFRKLGVTNRTQAVILLQQSDIES